The proteins below are encoded in one region of Accipiter gentilis chromosome 12, bAccGen1.1, whole genome shotgun sequence:
- the CLDN23 gene encoding claudin-23 produces MRTPTAMIVGLVLCPCGLLLMLTGTLAPSWRQVSLIPNQPIDLILEQGIWDMCSERQSSHHRHCGQADELGYFEQVPVRVARGLMPTSLVLTFLGSVLAALGVRCWQKEPRHLLAGVAGLVLLLSGLLSLVPASWYTHELWALPAPASSTLVVGYSLVLSYLGSCLEILGGLALTLSFHHCCKQRRAPKLPPSPVLEAGPCSTTGAYRNPWDILEDERDGQHQRSTLPCDSDL; encoded by the coding sequence ATGCGGACGCCGACGGCGATGATCGTGGGGCTGGTGCTGTGCCCCTGCGGGCTCCTGCTGATGCTCACGGGCACACTGGCACCCAGCTGGAGGCAGGTGAGCCTCATACCCAACCAGCCCATTGACCTCATCTTGGAGCAGGGCATCTGGGACATGTGCAGTGAGCGGCAGAGCAGCCACCACCGCCACTGCGGGCAGGCTGATGAGCTGGGCTACTTTGAGCAGGTGCCTGTGCGAGTGGCCCGAGGGCTGATGCCTACCTCGCTGGTGCTCACCTTCCTGGGCTCagtgctggctgccctgggggtTCGCTGCTGGCAGAAGGAGCCACGGCACCTGCTGGCTGGTGTGGCAGGGCTTGTGCTGCTACTCTCGGGGCTGCTGAGCCTCGTGCCTGCCTCCTGGTACACCCACGAACTGTGGGCACTGCCTGCACCCGCTAGCAGCACGCTGGTTGTAGGCTACAGCTTGGTGCTGAGCTACTTGGGAAGCTGCCTGGAGATCTTGGGGGGGCTGGCCCTCACCCTCAGCTTCCACCACTGCTGCAAGCAGCGCAGGGCCCCCAAACtgccccccagccctgtgctggagGCTGGGCCGTGCTCCACCACTGGGGCTTACCGCAATCCCTGGGACATCCTGGAGGACGAGCGAGATGGACAGCACCAGAGGAGCACCCTGCCTTGTGACTCCGACTTGTAG